In Streptococcus sp. SN-1, a single genomic region encodes these proteins:
- a CDS encoding DJ-1 family glyoxalase III, producing MVKVAVMLAQGFEEIEALTVVDVLRRANITCDMVGFEEQVTGSHEIQVRADRVFDGDLSDYDMIVLPGGMPGSAHLRDNQALIQELQNFEQEGKKLAAICAAPIALNQAGLLKNKQYTCYDGVQEQILDGQYVKETVVVDGHLTTSRGPSTALAFAYELVEQLGGDAEGLRTGMLYRDVFCKNQ from the coding sequence ATGGTTAAAGTAGCCGTTATGTTAGCTCAGGGCTTTGAAGAAATTGAAGCTTTGACAGTTGTAGATGTCTTGCGTCGGGCCAATATCACTTGTGATATGGTTGGTTTTGAAGAGCAAGTAACAGGTTCGCACGAAATCCAAGTAAGAGCAGATCGTGTCTTTGATGGTGATTTATCAGACTATGACATGATTGTCCTTCCTGGAGGGATGCCTGGTTCTGCACATTTGCGCGATAATCAGGCCTTGATTCAAGAATTGCAAAATTTCGAACAAGAAGGGAAGAAACTGGCGGCCATTTGTGCGGCGCCAATTGCCCTCAACCAAGCAGGGCTATTGAAAAATAAGCAGTACACTTGCTATGATGGCGTTCAAGAGCAAATCCTTGATGGTCAATATGTCAAGGAAACAGTAGTGGTAGATGGTCATTTGACAACCAGTCGAGGTCCCTCGACAGCTCTTGCCTTTGCCTATGAGTTGGTGGAGCAACTAGGCGGAGATGCAGAGGGTTTACGAACAGGAATGCTCTATCGAGATGTCTTTTGTAAAAATCAGTAA
- a CDS encoding FtsW/RodA/SpoVE family cell cycle protein: protein MKRSLDSRVDYSLLLPVFFLLVIGVVAIYIAVSHDYPNNILPILGQQVAWIALGLVIGFVVMLFNTEFLWKVTPFLYILGLGLMVLPIVFYNPSLVASTGAKNWVSINGITLFQPSEFMKISYILMLARVIVQFTKKHKEWRRTVPLDFLLIFWMIVFTIPVLVLLALQSDLGTALVFVAIFSGIVLLSGVSWKIIIPVFVTAVTGVAGFLAIFISKGGRAFLHQLGMPTYQINRILAWLNPFDFAQTTTYQQAQGQIAIGSGGLFGQGFNASNLLIPVRESDMIFTVIAEDFGFIGSVLVIALYLMLIYRMLKITLKSNNQFYTYISTGLIMMLLFHIFENIGAVTGLLPLTGIPLPFISQGGSAIISNLIGVGLLLSMSYQTNLAEEKSGKVRFKRKKVVLKQIK, encoded by the coding sequence ATGAAACGTTCTCTCGACTCTAGAGTCGATTATAGTTTGCTATTGCCAGTATTTTTTCTACTGGTTATTGGCGTGGTGGCTATCTATATAGCCGTTAGTCATGATTATCCAAACAATATTCTGCCCATTTTAGGGCAACAGGTCGCTTGGATTGCCTTGGGGCTTGTGATTGGTTTTGTGGTCATGCTCTTTAATACAGAATTTCTTTGGAAAGTGACCCCCTTTCTGTATATTTTAGGCTTGGGACTCATGGTCTTGCCTATCGTCTTTTATAATCCAAGCCTAGTTGCATCAACGGGTGCCAAAAACTGGGTATCAATAAATGGAATTACCCTATTCCAACCGTCAGAATTTATGAAGATATCCTATATTCTCATGTTGGCTCGTGTGATTGTTCAATTTACAAAGAAACATAAGGAATGGAGACGCACAGTTCCGCTGGACTTTTTATTAATTTTTTGGATGATTGTCTTTACCATTCCAGTCCTAGTTCTTTTGGCACTTCAAAGTGACTTGGGGACGGCTTTGGTTTTTGTAGCCATTTTCTCAGGAATCGTCTTACTATCAGGAGTTTCTTGGAAAATTATTATTCCAGTATTTGTGACTGCTGTAACAGGAGTTGCTGGATTCTTAGCCATTTTTATCAGTAAGGGCGGTCGTGCTTTTCTCCATCAATTGGGGATGCCGACCTACCAAATCAACCGTATTTTGGCTTGGCTCAATCCGTTTGACTTTGCCCAAACAACCACTTACCAGCAGGCTCAAGGGCAAATCGCGATTGGAAGCGGTGGCTTATTTGGTCAGGGGTTTAATGCTTCTAATCTGCTTATTCCAGTTCGAGAGTCGGATATGATTTTCACGGTCATTGCAGAAGATTTTGGCTTTATTGGTTCTGTCCTTGTTATCGCCCTTTATCTCATGCTGATTTACCGTATGTTGAAGATTACTCTTAAATCAAATAACCAGTTCTACACCTATATTTCCACAGGTTTGATTATGATGTTGCTCTTCCACATCTTTGAGAATATCGGCGCTGTGACGGGCTTGCTTCCTTTGACTGGGATTCCCTTGCCATTCATTTCTCAAGGGGGATCGGCTATTATCAGTAACTTGATTGGTGTTGGCTTGCTTTTATCGATGAGTTACCAGACAAACCTAGCTGAAGAAAAGAGTGGAAAAGTCCGATTCAAGCGGAAAAAGGTTGTATTAAAACAAATCAAATAA
- a CDS encoding bifunctional DnaQ family exonuclease/ATP-dependent helicase: protein MKTIGNRYVVVDLEATSTGSKAKIIQVGIVVIEDGKIVDHYTTDVNPHEPLDAHIKELTGLTDQRLAQAPDFSQVARKIFDLVEDGIFVAHNVQFDANLLAENLFFEGYELRNPRVDTVELAQVFFPELEKYSLPILCRELGIPLKHAHTALSDAQATAELLLFLREKMAQLPKGLLERLLEMADALLYESYLVIEEIYRNQSILNSSDLVQVQGLYFKKTGATLEPRKLSQDFSKNISLLNLEVRERQESFAKEVGLLLKDEPVSLIQAPTGIGKTYGYLLPALSQMKERQIVLSVPTKILQNQIMEEEGKRLEEVFHIDIHSLKGPQNYLKLDAFYRSLQENDENRLFRRFKMQLLVWLTETETGDLDEIGQLYRYQHFLADLRHDGNLSSQSLFMTEDFWKRSQERAQTCKLLVTNHAYLVTRLEDNPEFVSDRLLIIDEVQKILLALENLLQETHDIQSIIDLLDKALLEEQNKVQQRILESIRFECLYLIEQFQSGKSKKNILDSLANLHQYFSELKVEGFEELVRYFTAEGDYWLETTETSQKKIQISSTKSGRILLSSLVPESCQVLGVSATLEISQRVSLADLLGYPEAKFVKIEAGKKQDQEVVLVKDFPLVTETSLEVYAKEVADLLMDVQAFQQPILVLFTSKDMLLAVSDLLPVSHLAQYKNGDVHQLKKRFEKGEQQILLGAASFWEGVDFSSHPFVIQVVPRLPFQNPQEPLTKKINQELNQEGKNAFYDYQLPMAIIRLKQALGRSMRREHQRSLTLILDRRIVGKRYGKQIVASLAKEASVTTIAQSEVNEAIDRFLNEL, encoded by the coding sequence ATGAAAACGATTGGTAATCGCTATGTTGTGGTTGATTTAGAGGCAACTAGCACAGGTAGTAAGGCTAAAATTATCCAAGTGGGAATTGTCGTGATTGAGGACGGAAAAATCGTTGATCACTATACGACGGATGTCAATCCACATGAACCCTTGGATGCTCATATCAAAGAACTGACAGGATTGACAGACCAACGTCTGGCGCAAGCACCTGATTTTTCGCAGGTTGCCAGAAAAATCTTCGACTTGGTGGAGGATGGGATTTTTGTAGCCCACAATGTTCAGTTTGATGCCAATCTTTTGGCGGAAAATTTATTTTTTGAAGGCTATGAACTAAGAAATCCTCGTGTTGACACGGTCGAATTGGCCCAAGTCTTTTTCCCAGAACTGGAAAAGTATAGTTTGCCGATTTTGTGTCGAGAATTAGGAATTCCTCTAAAACACGCTCACACAGCCCTTTCAGATGCCCAAGCTACAGCGGAATTACTCTTATTTCTACGGGAAAAGATGGCCCAGCTTCCTAAAGGTCTCTTGGAACGCTTGCTGGAAATGGCTGACGCTCTCTTATATGAGTCCTACTTGGTTATTGAGGAAATTTATCGCAACCAATCTATCCTGAATTCTTCAGATTTGGTCCAAGTTCAAGGACTATATTTCAAGAAAACTGGAGCTACCCTGGAGCCACGAAAACTATCCCAAGATTTTTCTAAAAATATTTCTCTGTTGAACCTTGAAGTGAGGGAACGACAAGAAAGTTTTGCTAAAGAGGTTGGCTTGCTATTGAAAGATGAGCCTGTCTCTTTGATTCAAGCGCCGACAGGGATTGGGAAAACTTATGGCTATCTCTTACCCGCTTTATCTCAAATGAAAGAGCGTCAAATTGTTCTTAGTGTTCCGACAAAGATTCTTCAAAATCAAATCATGGAAGAAGAAGGTAAACGTCTTGAGGAAGTGTTCCATATAGATATTCATAGTTTAAAGGGGCCTCAAAATTATTTGAAGCTGGATGCTTTTTATCGTTCCTTGCAGGAAAATGATGAAAATCGCTTATTTAGACGCTTTAAGATGCAACTCTTGGTTTGGTTGACAGAGACTGAGACAGGAGATCTGGATGAAATTGGTCAACTTTACCGTTACCAACATTTTCTAGCAGACCTTCGTCATGATGGGAATTTATCATCCCAGAGCTTATTTATGACGGAAGATTTCTGGAAACGTAGTCAAGAAAGAGCACAAACCTGCAAGCTTTTAGTGACCAATCACGCCTATCTTGTAACCAGACTTGAAGATAATCCTGAATTTGTCAGTGACCGTTTATTGATTATTGATGAAGTTCAAAAGATCTTGTTGGCTCTAGAAAATCTGCTTCAAGAGACTCACGATATCCAGTCTATTATTGATTTGCTTGATAAGGCTTTACTGGAGGAGCAAAATAAAGTCCAGCAACGAATACTAGAAAGTATTCGCTTTGAGTGCCTCTACTTGATCGAACAATTTCAGTCTGGAAAATCTAAGAAAAATATCTTAGATTCTCTTGCCAATCTCCACCAGTATTTTTCAGAATTAAAAGTAGAAGGCTTTGAAGAACTGGTTCGCTATTTTACAGCTGAAGGTGATTACTGGCTCGAAACAACTGAAACGAGTCAAAAGAAAATTCAGATTTCTTCTACGAAATCAGGTCGTATTCTTCTGTCCTCTTTAGTTCCTGAGAGTTGCCAAGTCTTGGGAGTATCGGCTACTCTTGAGATTAGTCAGAGAGTTTCTTTGGCCGACCTTTTAGGCTATCCTGAAGCCAAATTTGTCAAGATTGAAGCTGGTAAAAAACAGGACCAAGAAGTGGTCTTGGTCAAAGATTTCCCTCTGGTGACAGAAACTTCCTTAGAAGTCTATGCCAAAGAGGTAGCTGATTTGCTGATGGATGTTCAAGCTTTCCAACAACCGATTTTAGTTCTCTTTACTTCTAAAGACATGCTTCTAGCAGTATCGGATTTACTTCCAGTTAGCCACTTGGCCCAGTATAAAAATGGGGATGTTCATCAGCTTAAGAAACGCTTTGAAAAAGGTGAACAACAAATCTTGCTTGGTGCAGCAAGTTTCTGGGAGGGAGTTGATTTTTCAAGCCATCCTTTTGTGATTCAAGTTGTACCAAGGCTTCCTTTCCAAAATCCCCAAGAACCCTTGACGAAAAAGATTAATCAAGAACTGAATCAAGAAGGAAAAAATGCCTTTTATGATTATCAATTGCCGATGGCTATTATTCGTTTAAAACAGGCTTTGGGAAGAAGTATGAGACGCGAACACCAACGTTCCTTAACTCTCATTTTGGATAGGAGAATTGTCGGAAAGAGATATGGCAAACAAATAGTAGCATCTCTAGCAAAAGAAGCGAGCGTTACAACGATCGCTCAATCTGAAGTTAATGAGGCTATTGATAGATTTTTAAATGAACTTTGA
- a CDS encoding peptidase U32 family protein, with product MEKIIITATAESIEQVKQLLEAGVDRIYVGEKDFGLRLPTTFSHDQLREIANLVHDAGKELIVAVNALMHQDMMDRIKPFLDFLEEIHTDYITIGDAGVFYVVNRDGYSFKTIYDASTMVTSSRQINFWGQKAGASEAVLAREIPSAELFKMPEILEIPAEVLVYGASVIHHSKRPLLQNYYNFTHIDDEKTRKRDLFLAEPSDPESHYSIFEDNHGTHIFANNDLDLMTKLTELVEHGFTHWKLEGLYTPGQNFVEIAKLFIQARSLIQEGNFSHDQAFLLDEEVRKLHPKNRFLDTGFYDYDPDMVK from the coding sequence ATGGAAAAGATTATCATTACAGCAACTGCTGAAAGTATTGAACAAGTTAAACAACTGCTCGAAGCTGGCGTAGACCGTATCTATGTCGGTGAGAAAGATTTTGGCCTTCGTCTGCCAACAACCTTTAGTCATGACCAATTGCGTGAAATCGCTAATCTGGTTCATGATGCTGGTAAGGAATTGATCGTTGCAGTCAATGCCCTTATGCACCAAGACATGATGGACCGTATCAAGCCTTTCCTCGATTTCTTGGAAGAAATCCATACAGACTACATTACGATTGGGGATGCAGGTGTCTTTTATGTGGTCAATCGCGATGGTTATTCCTTTAAGACCATCTACGATGCTTCGACTATGGTAACTAGCAGTCGCCAGATTAACTTCTGGGGACAAAAGGCTGGTGCATCTGAGGCTGTTTTGGCGCGTGAAATTCCATCAGCTGAACTTTTCAAAATGCCAGAAATTTTGGAAATTCCTGCTGAAGTTTTGGTGTATGGTGCTAGTGTTATTCACCATTCCAAACGTCCGCTCTTGCAAAACTACTATAACTTTACGCATATCGATGATGAAAAGACCCGTAAGCGTGACCTTTTCTTGGCTGAGCCAAGTGATCCTGAGAGTCATTACTCTATCTTTGAAGACAATCATGGAACCCACATTTTTGCCAACAATGATCTTGATTTGATGACCAAATTGACAGAATTGGTAGAGCATGGTTTTACTCACTGGAAATTAGAAGGTCTCTATACACCTGGTCAGAACTTTGTTGAGATTGCAAAACTCTTTATCCAAGCGCGTAGCTTGATTCAAGAGGGCAACTTTAGCCATGACCAAGCCTTCTTGCTGGATGAAGAAGTGCGTAAACTTCACCCTAAAAACCGTTTCCTTGATACAGGATTTTATGACTACGATCCTGACATGGTTAAATAA
- a CDS encoding ABC transporter ATP-binding protein, whose amino-acid sequence MIEFQNVSKLYGDKEALSNLNLQIENGEIMGLIGHNGAGKSTTIKSLVSIISPSSGRILVDGQELSENRLAIKRKIGYVADSPDLFLRLTANEFWELIASSYDLTSSDLEASLARLLNVFDFAENRYQVIETLSHGMRQKVFVIGALLSDPDIWVLDEPLTGLDPQAAFDLKQMMKEHAQKGKTVLFSTHVLEVAEQVCDRIAILKKGHLIYCGSVEDLRKDHPDQSLESIYLSLAGRKEEVADASQSH is encoded by the coding sequence ATGATTGAATTTCAAAATGTTAGTAAGTTGTATGGTGATAAAGAGGCTTTGAGCAATCTCAATTTGCAGATTGAAAATGGGGAGATTATGGGCTTGATTGGCCATAATGGGGCTGGGAAATCGACCACCATAAAATCCTTAGTCAGTATCATTTCGCCCAGCAGTGGTCGTATTTTGGTAGATGGTCAGGAGTTATCGGAAAATCGCTTGGCTATTAAACGAAAGATTGGCTACGTAGCAGACTCGCCTGACTTATTTTTACGCTTAACGGCCAATGAATTTTGGGAATTGATTGCTTCATCCTATGATCTGACTAGCTCTGACTTGGAGGCTAGTCTAGCTAGGCTATTGAACGTTTTTGATTTTGCTGAAAATCGCTATCAGGTTATTGAAACCCTTTCTCACGGAATGCGTCAGAAAGTCTTTGTCATCGGAGCACTCTTGTCCGATCCCGATATTTGGGTCTTGGATGAACCCTTGACTGGTTTGGATCCCCAGGCTGCCTTTGATTTGAAGCAAATGATGAAGGAACATGCACAAAAAGGCAAGACAGTCTTGTTTTCAACCCATGTCCTAGAGGTGGCTGAGCAAGTCTGTGATCGGATTGCCATTTTGAAAAAGGGACATTTGATTTATTGTGGTAGCGTAGAGGACTTGAGAAAAGACCACCCAGACCAGTCTTTGGAAAGTATCTATCTTAGCCTTGCCGGTAGAAAAGAGGAGGTTGCGGATGCGTCTCAAAGTCATTAA
- a CDS encoding alpha-amylase → MQNQTLMQYFEWYLPHDGQHWTRLAEDAPHLAHLGISHVWMPPAFKATNEKDVGYGVYDLFDLGEFNQKGTIRTKYGFKEDYLQAIQALKAQGIQPMADVVLNHKAAADHMEAFQVIEVDPVDRTVELGEPFTINGWTSFTFDGRQDTYNDFHWHWYHFTGTDYDAKRRKSGIYLIQGDNKGWANEELVDNENGNYDYLMYADLDFKHPEVIKNIYDWADWFIETTGVAGFRLDAVKHIDSFFMRNFIRDMKEKYGQDFYVFGEFWNPDKEANLDYLEKTEERFDLVDVRLHQNLFDASRAGSNYDLRGIFTDSLVELKPDKAVTFVDNHDTQRGQALESTVEEWFKPAAYALILLRQDGLPCVFYGDYYGISGQYAQQDFKEVLDRLLAIRKDLAYGEQKDYFDDPNCIGWVRSGAENQSPIAVLISNDQENSKSMFIGQEWTNQTFVDLLGNHQGQVTIDEEGYGQFPVSTASVSVWAANTI, encoded by the coding sequence ATGCAAAATCAAACACTCATGCAATACTTTGAATGGTATCTGCCCCACGACGGTCAGCACTGGACGCGTCTGGCTGAAGATGCTCCACACCTAGCTCATCTGGGGATTAGCCACGTCTGGATGCCACCAGCTTTTAAGGCAACCAATGAAAAAGATGTCGGCTATGGGGTCTATGACTTATTCGACCTAGGAGAGTTTAACCAAAAAGGTACTATCCGCACCAAGTATGGTTTCAAAGAAGACTATCTTCAAGCCATTCAAGCCCTAAAAGCACAGGGAATTCAACCTATGGCCGATGTAGTGCTCAATCACAAGGCTGCAGCCGATCACATGGAAGCCTTTCAGGTCATCGAAGTGGACCCTGTAGACCGTACAGTTGAACTTGGGGAACCCTTCACCATCAATGGCTGGACTAGTTTTACCTTCGATGGTCGCCAAGATACCTACAATGACTTCCACTGGCACTGGTACCACTTCACCGGTACTGACTATGATGCAAAACGCCGTAAGTCTGGGATTTATCTGATCCAAGGTGACAACAAGGGCTGGGCAAATGAGGAATTAGTCGATAACGAAAACGGAAACTACGACTACCTCATGTATGCCGACCTAGACTTTAAACATCCTGAAGTTATCAAAAATATCTATGACTGGGCTGACTGGTTCATAGAGACGACTGGTGTAGCTGGTTTCCGCTTGGATGCCGTCAAACACATTGACTCTTTCTTTATGCGTAATTTCATCCGTGATATGAAGGAAAAATATGGTCAAGATTTCTATGTTTTTGGTGAATTTTGGAATCCAGACAAGGAAGCCAATCTAGACTATCTTGAAAAAACGGAAGAACGCTTTGACCTTGTCGATGTTCGTCTCCACCAAAATCTCTTTGATGCTAGCCGAGCAGGTTCCAACTACGACCTTCGTGGCATTTTCACAGATAGCTTGGTTGAACTCAAGCCCGACAAGGCTGTGACTTTTGTCGACAACCACGATACCCAACGAGGACAAGCTCTTGAGTCTACCGTTGAAGAATGGTTCAAGCCAGCAGCCTATGCCCTCATTCTGTTACGCCAAGATGGTCTTCCATGTGTCTTTTACGGAGACTACTATGGTATTTCAGGACAATATGCTCAACAAGATTTCAAAGAAGTCCTTGACCGCCTCCTAGCTATCCGAAAAGATTTGGCCTATGGAGAACAAAAAGACTACTTTGATGACCCTAACTGTATCGGTTGGGTACGTTCAGGTGCTGAAAATCAATCCCCAATCGCAGTCTTGATTTCCAATGACCAAGAAAACAGCAAGTCTATGTTTATTGGTCAAGAGTGGACTAACCAAACCTTTGTAGATTTACTTGGAAACCACCAAGGTCAAGTTACAATCGATGAGGAAGGTTACGGACAATTCCCTGTCTCAACTGCTTCGGTAAGTGTCTGGGCAGCCAATACTATCTAA
- the alaS gene encoding alanine--tRNA ligase, protein MKQLSSAQVRQMWLDFWATKGHSVEPSVSLVPVNDPTLLWINSGVATLKKYFDGTIKPENPRITNAQKAIRTNDIENVGKTARHHTMFEMLGNFSIGDYFRDEAITWAYELLTSPEWFDFPSEKLYMTYYPDDKDSYNRWIEVGVDPSHLIPIEDNFWEIGAGPSGPDTEIFFDRGEAFDPENIGLRLLAEDIENDRYIEIWNIVLSQFNADPAVPRSEYKELPHKNIDTGAGLERLVAVIQGAKTNFETDLFMPIIREVEKLSGKVYDQDGDNMSFKVIADHIRSLSFAIGDGALPGNEGRGYVLRRLLRRASMHGQKLGINEPFLYKLVPTVGKIMESYYPEVLEKRDFIEKIVKSEEESFARTLHSGQHFAQGIVADLKEKGQSVIAGSDVFKLYDTYGFPVELTEEIAEEAGMTVDREGFEAAMKEQQERARASAVKGGSMGMQNETLQNITVESVFNYNASQLSSKLVAIVADNAEVEAVSEGTASLIFAETPFYAEMGGQVADHGQILDESGKVVATVTNVQKAPNGQALHTVEVLAPLALNQEYTLAIDTNRRHRVMKNHTATHLLHAALHNILGNHATQAGSLNEVEFLRFDFTHFQAVTAEELRAIEQQVNEKIWEALEVKTVETDIDTAKEMGAMALFGEKYGKEVRVVTIGDYSIELCGGTHVGNTSEIGLFKIVKEEGIGSGTRRILAVTGKEAFEAYREQEDALKAVATTLKAPQLKEVPHKVEGLQEQLRQLQKENAELKEKAAAAAAGDIFKDVKEVNGHRYIASQVSVSDAGALRTFADNWKQKDYSDLLVLVAAIGDKVNVLVASKTKDLHAGNLVKELAPIVDGRGGGKPDMAMAGGSNQAKIQELLDAVAGKL, encoded by the coding sequence ATGAAACAACTATCTAGTGCACAAGTACGCCAAATGTGGCTTGATTTCTGGGCGACTAAAGGTCACTCAGTAGAACCATCAGTGAGTTTGGTTCCTGTAAATGATCCAACTCTTTTGTGGATCAACTCTGGGGTAGCAACCCTTAAGAAATACTTTGACGGGACTATTAAACCTGAAAATCCACGTATCACCAATGCGCAAAAAGCTATCCGTACCAACGACATCGAAAATGTCGGAAAAACGGCTCGCCACCATACTATGTTTGAAATGTTGGGGAACTTCTCTATCGGGGATTACTTCCGCGATGAAGCTATCACCTGGGCTTATGAGCTTTTGACAAGCCCAGAATGGTTTGATTTCCCATCTGAAAAACTTTACATGACTTACTATCCAGACGATAAAGATTCTTACAACCGCTGGATTGAAGTGGGAGTGGATCCAAGTCACTTGATTCCTATTGAGGACAACTTCTGGGAAATCGGTGCGGGACCTTCTGGACCTGATACAGAGATTTTCTTTGACCGTGGAGAAGCTTTTGACCCAGAAAATATCGGTCTTCGCCTGCTTGCAGAAGATATTGAAAACGACCGTTATATCGAAATCTGGAACATCGTTTTGTCACAATTTAACGCAGACCCTGCTGTTCCTCGTAGCGAGTACAAGGAATTGCCACACAAGAACATTGATACGGGCGCTGGTTTGGAGCGTTTGGTGGCGGTTATCCAAGGGGCTAAGACAAACTTTGAAACAGACCTCTTCATGCCAATCATCCGTGAAGTTGAGAAATTGTCTGGTAAGGTCTACGATCAAGATGGCGACAACATGAGCTTTAAGGTCATCGCTGACCACATCCGTTCTCTTTCATTTGCTATCGGTGATGGTGCCCTTCCAGGAAATGAAGGTCGTGGTTACGTCCTTCGTCGTTTGCTCCGTCGTGCTTCAATGCATGGTCAAAAATTGGGTATCAACGAGCCTTTCCTTTACAAACTCGTTCCAACTGTTGGAAAAATCATGGAAAGCTACTACCCAGAAGTGCTTGAAAAACGTGACTTTATCGAAAAAATCGTTAAGAGCGAAGAAGAGTCATTTGCTCGTACTCTTCACTCAGGTCAACACTTTGCCCAAGGCATCGTAGCTGACTTGAAAGAAAAAGGTCAATCTGTCATCGCTGGTTCAGATGTATTCAAACTCTATGATACTTATGGATTCCCAGTTGAATTGACTGAAGAAATCGCTGAAGAAGCTGGTATGACTGTAGACCGTGAAGGTTTTGAAGCAGCCATGAAAGAACAACAAGAGCGCGCGCGTGCGTCAGCTGTCAAGGGTGGCTCAATGGGGATGCAAAATGAAACCCTTCAAAACATCACTGTAGAAAGTGTCTTCAACTACAATGCTAGCCAATTGTCTTCTAAATTGGTAGCTATCGTGGCTGACAATGCAGAAGTAGAAGCTGTATCAGAAGGAACTGCCTCACTTATCTTTGCGGAAACGCCATTCTACGCTGAAATGGGTGGACAGGTAGCTGACCACGGACAAATCTTGGATGAGTCAGGTAAGGTTGTGGCTACTGTGACAAATGTTCAAAAAGCACCAAACGGACAAGCTCTTCATACAGTTGAAGTCCTTGCACCACTTGCCTTGAACCAAGAATATACCTTGGCAATTGATACAAATCGTCGTCACCGTGTTATGAAAAACCACACTGCGACTCACTTGCTTCACGCTGCCCTTCACAACATCCTTGGAAACCACGCAACACAAGCAGGATCTCTTAACGAAGTCGAATTCCTTCGCTTTGACTTTACCCACTTCCAAGCAGTAACTGCAGAAGAATTGCGTGCCATTGAACAGCAAGTCAATGAAAAAATCTGGGAAGCTCTTGAAGTGAAGACAGTTGAAACGGATATTGACACTGCCAAGGAAATGGGAGCGATGGCCCTCTTTGGTGAGAAATACGGCAAGGAAGTTCGTGTTGTCACTATCGGTGACTACTCTATCGAGCTTTGTGGTGGTACCCACGTTGGCAACACTTCTGAAATTGGTCTTTTCAAGATTGTCAAAGAAGAAGGGATTGGATCAGGAACTCGCCGTATCTTGGCGGTAACTGGTAAGGAAGCCTTTGAAGCCTACCGTGAACAAGAAGACGCTCTGAAAGCTGTGGCAACAACTCTTAAAGCACCTCAACTTAAGGAAGTTCCTCACAAGGTGGAAGGACTTCAAGAACAACTTCGTCAATTGCAAAAAGAAAATGCTGAGTTGAAAGAAAAAGCCGCAGCTGCAGCCGCAGGCGACATCTTCAAGGATGTTAAGGAAGTCAACGGTCACCGTTACATTGCTAGTCAAGTGTCTGTATCAGATGCCGGTGCCCTTCGTACCTTTGCGGACAACTGGAAACAAAAAGACTACTCTGACTTGCTTGTCCTAGTTGCTGCTATCGGAGACAAAGTCAATGTCCTTGTAGCAAGCAAGACAAAAGACCTTCATGCAGGGAACCTTGTCAAAGAATTGGCACCAATCGTTGATGGACGTGGTGGTGGTAAACCAGACATGGCCATGGCAGGAGGAAGCAATCAAGCTAAGATCCAAGAATTGTTGGATGCAGTAGCAGGTAAATTGTAA
- a CDS encoding LURP-one-related family protein: MKTFLVKQKFRLGGERFTIKDDRGEIAYQVEGSFFKIPKTFTIYDAFGNQVSEISKEIWTLFPRFEIQLQDGSSFVIRKKLTFWRDKYEFDNLGLRIEGNIWDLNFKLLDDRDQLIAEIRKELFHLTSTSTYTVTVLEDAYADLVISLCVAIDYVEMLESQSH, translated from the coding sequence ATGAAAACATTTCTTGTCAAACAAAAGTTTCGTCTTGGGGGCGAACGCTTCACTATCAAGGATGACAGGGGAGAAATCGCCTATCAGGTAGAGGGATCATTTTTTAAAATTCCCAAAACCTTTACTATCTATGATGCATTTGGTAACCAAGTCAGTGAGATTAGTAAAGAGATTTGGACTTTATTTCCTCGTTTTGAGATTCAGCTTCAGGACGGATCGAGTTTTGTCATTCGTAAGAAGTTGACCTTCTGGCGAGATAAGTATGAGTTTGATAATCTGGGGCTTCGTATCGAGGGCAATATCTGGGATTTGAACTTCAAATTGCTGGATGATCGTGATCAGTTGATTGCGGAAATCAGGAAAGAACTCTTCCATCTTACCTCTACCTCTACCTATACCGTAACGGTTCTTGAGGACGCTTATGCAGACCTAGTCATTTCTCTCTGTGTCGCGATTGACTATGTGGAAATGCTGGAAAGCCAATCACATTAA